CTGGCGCGTCCCGGGCATCGTCACCTCCGACCCGGACGCGGCCGAACGCCTGTCGAAAGAGGCGCTCGAAGCCGGTCACGAGGGTGTGGTCGTCAAGGCGCTCGACTCCGTCTACGCCGCGGGCCGCCGCGGCAAGACGTGGGTGAAGGTCAAACCCGTGCTCACCTACGATCTCGTGGTGCTGGCCGCGGAGTGGGGGTCCGGTCGACGGAGCGGCCTGCTGTCGAACCTGCACCTGGGCGCCCTCGATCCCGATGGTGAGTTCGGCGAGCCCGGCGGCTACGTCATGGTCGGCAAGACGTTCAAGGGGCTCACCGATCAGCTGCTGCGCTGGCAGACCGAGCATTTTCCGACGATCGAGGTCTCGCGAAGCGCGTATGCGGTGCACCTGCAGCCGGTGACGGTCGTGGAAATCGCCATCGACGGCGTCCAGCGCTCGACGAGGTACCCCGGTGGCGTCGCCCTGCGCTTCGCCAGGGTGAAGGCGTACCGGCCCGACAAGCGGCCCGAGGAGGCCGACACGATCCAGACGCTTCGCGGTCTGCTGAGGTGAGCGCGCCGCGCATCGTCGTGCTCACCGGCGCGGGCATCTCGGCGGAGAGCGGGGTGGCCACCTTCCGCGACTCCGGCGGACTGTGGGAGGGGAACCGTGTGGAGGATGTGGCGACGCCCGAGGGGTTCGACCGCGACCCCGACCTGGTGATCGGCTTCTACGATGCGAGACGACGGGCCGTGGCATCCGCTCGTCCGAACGCCGCGCATCTCGCGCTCGCCCGTCTGGAGGGCGCCGTGGGGGATCGCCTTCTGGTGGTCACCCAGAACGTCGACGACCTGCACGAGCGCGCGGGCAGCGAGCGGCTCGTGCACATGCACGGCGAGTTGCACAGCGCGCTGTGCACCACATGCGGCGTTCGGAGGAGGTGCGACGCCGAGCTCGCCGGTCGTCCACCGTGCCCGGTGTGCGGGCATCGCACGCTGCGACCCGATGTCGTGTG
This portion of the Microbacterium pygmaeum genome encodes:
- a CDS encoding NAD-dependent deacylase, which produces MSAPRIVVLTGAGISAESGVATFRDSGGLWEGNRVEDVATPEGFDRDPDLVIGFYDARRRAVASARPNAAHLALARLEGAVGDRLLVVTQNVDDLHERAGSERLVHMHGELHSALCTTCGVRRRCDAELAGRPPCPVCGHRTLRPDVVWFGEMPYGLDRIEQAVLACDVFVSIGTSGAVYPAAGYVALAAAFGARTVELNLEPSDAAVPFDDARTGPATVLVPAWVDEMLSASSKR